GAACGCGGGAGGAGGGAGCGGCTCGTTGCGCGGCCCGCGGAGCACCGCGCCCAGCTCCACGCCCAGCCCTGCAGCGGCCTCGCGCAGCGCGAGCCGGCCCCCCACCCACTCGACCCGGCGTCTGCCCCGCAGCGTCCCGGCCACGGCCGCCTCCTCCGGATGCAGCCCGCGCAGGATCGCCTTCGGCGGGTCCTCGAGGCCCGGAGGGAGGTGAACGGCGGCGAGGATCCCGAAGGGAGTCGCCTCGACGAAGGAGGTGGAGAAAAGTGCGTCCATTCCAGTGGCTACCACGCGACAGAATAACGTGCCTCACCCACCCTTGCGCTATACTGTTCGGCCAGGAGTGCCCGCCCACGGCCGACGGTTCGAAGAAACAGGCCGCCGGCCACGGCGCGCCGCGAGAGGATCGGAGAAGGCAGCGCGTTGGAACACCTCCTCGACAGACGTCTGGTTCTCGTCACCGGCAAGGGCGGCGTGGGCAAGAGCACCGTTTCCGCGGCCCTGGCGCTGGTGGCGGCCCGCGCCGGAAAGCGCGCGGTCGTCTGCGAGATCGAGGGGCCCTCCGCGGTGGCGCCGCTCCTCGGAGCGACCGGACACGGCCACGCCCCCCGCCCCATCGGCGAGGGCGTCGAGCTCGCGGTGCTCACGGCAGAGGAGGGCCTGCGCAGCTACCTGGCCGATCGCATCCGGCTCCCCGGCATCGTCGACCTCGTCTTCAAGCAGCCGGCGGTCAGCAAGTTCTTCCGCGCCGCGCCGGCCTTCGCCGAGATGGGGATCCTCTATTCCATCTCCAAGCTCCTCGACGAGAAGGACGCGCGCGGGCGCCCGGCCTGGGACCACGTGATCGTCGACCTCCCCGCCTCCGGCCACGCGGTCGGCATGCTCGAGGCCCCCTTCATCGGCAAGCGGATCTTCCTCGCCGGCCCGGTACGGCACCTGTGCGAGTCGATGGAGCGGATGCTCCTCGACCACGACCTCGCCACCTGCGCCGTTGTCACGCTGCCGGAGGAGCTCCCGGTGAACGAGGCGCTCGAGCTCGCGGCCAAGCTGCGGGACCGCGGCCTTCGGGTGGAGGCCGTCCTCGCGAACGCGGTGGAGTCGGAGCCTCTCGAGCCGGAGGAGCACGCGCTGGTCGAGAAGCTCCGGGCGCTGGAGCACCGCCCCCTGCTCGAAGGGGTGGCGGTCGCAGCGCGCAGGGCGGCCCGAGGGCGCGCGATCCTCGGCCGTCTGACCAAGGGGCTCCGGAAGGCCCCCGTGCCGATCTCCTTCCGCCTCGAGCGTGGCCGCGAGCTGGTGAAGGCCATCGCCCAGGAGCTCGAGACCGCAGCCACTCCCGCCGGAAACCGTCTATAAGGCGCGCCCTGGCACAGTCCCCCCTCGCATCGGAAATCCGAGGATAGGCCCGAGACGGGCCAGCACGATTCACACATGAACGACAATCTCGAACTCCTCCTTGCAGACGGCGTGATCGACGACGTCGTGTCGCGCCTGAAGAGCGGTAAGGAGGCCGATGTATGGCTCGTCCGCCACGGCGGCGAGGTCGTCGCAGCCAAGCTCTACAAGGAGCGGACGGCGCGCAATTTCAAGAACAACGCGGGATACGTCGAGGGACGCAAGGTGCGAAATTCACGCACACAGCGTGCGATCGACAAGGGCTCGCGCTTCGGCCAGGAGGCGGCGGAGGAGGCGTGGAAGTCGGCTGAGGCCGACTCGCTCTACAAGCTCCACGCCGCTGGCGTCCGCGTCCCCACTCCGGTGATGTTCTACGAGGGAGTGCTCCTCATGGAGCTCGTCACGGGCCCCGACGGGCAGGCGGCGCCGCGGCTCATCGACGT
The Vulgatibacter incomptus DNA segment above includes these coding regions:
- a CDS encoding ArsA family ATPase, with the protein product MEHLLDRRLVLVTGKGGVGKSTVSAALALVAARAGKRAVVCEIEGPSAVAPLLGATGHGHAPRPIGEGVELAVLTAEEGLRSYLADRIRLPGIVDLVFKQPAVSKFFRAAPAFAEMGILYSISKLLDEKDARGRPAWDHVIVDLPASGHAVGMLEAPFIGKRIFLAGPVRHLCESMERMLLDHDLATCAVVTLPEELPVNEALELAAKLRDRGLRVEAVLANAVESEPLEPEEHALVEKLRALEHRPLLEGVAVAARRAARGRAILGRLTKGLRKAPVPISFRLERGRELVKAIAQELETAATPAGNRL